In the genome of Aequorivita sp. H23M31, the window TATAAGACCTCGGGCAAAAATTATGTATATGTGAGGGTTAGCAATAAAGGATGCAGTACCTCCTCTGGCAATGATCAATTAAAGGTTTATTGGGCCAAAGGCAATACGTTATTAAAATGGCCTGAATATTGGGAAGGGGGGCCAGTTATTACACCTCCGCACATAATAATGAGCGATTTACTTGGAAGTAAAACTATTCCCCCCATAGCTCCGGGAGGAAATGCTACTATTATGTTTGAATGGGAAGTGCCGAATCCCCAGGATTATGTTGGCATCAATCCCAATCCTTGGAGTTTTAGTCTTCTGGCCCGGATTGAATCGAATGATGATCCTATGACCCTTCCCGAAGGGTTGAATATTGCTCTTAATGTGAAAAACAACAATAATATTGCTTGGAAAAACACCACAGTTATCACTGTAAATCCCAACACCCTTGCTGTAGGCGGTGCAATAGCCATAAGCAATCCATCGAGCAGTAGGAGATCTTTTAGTTTAGAATTAGTGGGGGATGAAAGAGAATCTGGAAAACCTATTTATCAAGAGGCCGAAATCGGGATAGAAATGGATAGTATTTTATTCAATGGATGGGAAAAAGGGGGCGAAAGTGGCATTAATTACGGCCGTACGGCGAATGAGAAAAGAATTATTGCAACAGGAAATAATCTTCTTCTTGAGGATGTTGATTTGGCACCCGACGAATATGCTACGGCTTACGTTAGTTTTAATTTTTTGACCAAAGAGTTGACCGACAAACAAAACTATCTTTACCATATAATTCAAAAGGACAAAATTACCAATGAGATTATTGGGGGTGCTACCTTTGAGATAAGAAAACAGCCAAGAGTTGGTTTTTATGCAAACGCAGGGGCCAGTAAGGAAATAGATAGAAATGATAGCATCGTCCTCCAAGCATCCGATATTTACGAAAGTGCTCTCTATAATTGGTATGGACCCGATGGCATTCTATTACATAGTGGGCAATATTTGACAGTTTCTCCAGATATGACGAAACAGTACCAACTGGAAATAATTTCAGACCTTGATGGTCTTAAGGACTACGATGCGGTGACAATAACAGTTAAGCCTTTTAGGATTATAAGTTTAACGCCCAACCCAGTGAGTTCTATGTTTACTATCAAATATATGGCACAAGAAGTAAATTCGGCTTATATTTCAATAGTGAACCAAGCCACGGCTGTAACGGACAACTTTATTCTCAATACCTCTTTGGATGAAATTGGGATTGATATAACAAACCATTCAATGGGATTATATTCTGTTTTCCTAGTGTGCGATGGAGAAGTGCAAGACATAAAAAACTTGATAAAACAGTAAATTATAAAA includes:
- a CDS encoding zinc metalloprotease; protein product: MPHLWIFTVFFSLISAYSFSQSDDFCATSSPAIPDPPNIYSKSIDIGYLNNFPSRTFNIFFWRINKNDGTYTQPGYPITLEKVKRGVDSLNHHFAPMNICFNLVGMDTINSTMHHTGSSLGVIRSYAKSKGRFINNAFNVFAPHSLSQGSGQSGYNQTTVAIISAVVGGNSRTFSHEIGHCFNLIHTFGNSNERPDPANCERVTRNVHDPSYNASDKGDRVIDTNAVPNFQREQNNHFAYAVLDAGIVSTWGAGRTMSFRENGFHELPNASAIAQALADYGFTITEINFLRYNPALIDAYSDVPNCKYLPDSRINNPNSPFFKDCGGTPYSVTTSDYRNIMAYSNSTCGRFFTTGQAIRVHEAITANDSLVFNPVTSHKVVDLYVRDMDTDIGQEPNIHTEIFWDSQDIWVRKQNDGILNQQHQNPVYKTSGKNYVYVRVSNKGCSTSSGNDQLKVYWAKGNTLLKWPEYWEGGPVITPPHIIMSDLLGSKTIPPIAPGGNATIMFEWEVPNPQDYVGINPNPWSFSLLARIESNDDPMTLPEGLNIALNVKNNNNIAWKNTTVITVNPNTLAVGGAIAISNPSSSRRSFSLELVGDERESGKPIYQEAEIGIEMDSILFNGWEKGGESGINYGRTANEKRIIATGNNLLLEDVDLAPDEYATAYVSFNFLTKELTDKQNYLYHIIQKDKITNEIIGGATFEIRKQPRVGFYANAGASKEIDRNDSIVLQASDIYESALYNWYGPDGILLHSGQYLTVSPDMTKQYQLEIISDLDGLKDYDAVTITVKPFRIISLTPNPVSSMFTIKYMAQEVNSAYISIVNQATAVTDNFILNTSLDEIGIDITNHSMGLYSVFLVCDGEVQDIKNLIKQ